The window CATAAAAATCCACATCCTTCTTGTTAATCATTTCAAGCCGCTTTTTTAAGTCTTCCACTTTCCTTCTGCTGTAACCTCTTGTCTCCTTATCAGCTAAATCTTTATCGACCTCTCTCGTCATCACAGTGAGTGCGCCTTGCTCCTGAAGGTAGTCCCTTAGCTTTAATGAGACATCTAAGGCAATATCCTTTTCCAATGCATCTTTATCCCCTGCTCCGCCATCCGGACCGCCATGACCAGGATCAATCAATATGACTTTGCCAGACAAAGGCAGGTTCCAGGAATTCCAAGATTCCTCCTCCGAGAAATCATACTGCAAAATAAAAAACAGGACGATAAGTCCAAGTGAAAATAAACTTATTTTCCAGCCTTTTTTCATAAGTATCCATCAATCCCTCCGACTTGTCCTTCTAACACAATATATGGGACAAGTGGAAGGGGTAGAACTATGAAAAGGAATTAATGGAGCTTTAGCTTAATTCTCCTTTCACCTTTAAAAAAGCCCTCCATCCACCAGCTATCTACATACTGCTCGCAGAGATAATAGAGCGATTCACTCATGGCGCCTTCTTCCCCACTACCCCAGTACAATAAAAAATTATATAAAGTATCAACAAGATGCTTCTCCTCCTGCTGACAACGCTTTTTCACTTCCTTTGCCGATTCCCCGTAATAACCGAACCGGCCCATATTAGCTCCCAATAAATAGGCTTCAATAGCTACATCATAGCAAGCCTCTTCTATCCCTGTATTCATAATCAAGCTTTGTGTTAACCGCGATGAACCGAAGTATTGCTGTACCTTTTCCTTTAACGCCTTCACCGATATCTCGCGAAGAACGGACTTTTCATATTTAATCTGTTTCTCTCTTCTTTTTTCTACAAAGGTTGTAATGACATTCACTTCTTTTTCACCTCTTTAAAAGTAGTCTTTAACTACAAGAAAAGAGTCATTCATATCGTGGGTCTGATTTAACTGCCAATTTTTATTCAGATTATAAAAAGGCGAAACGTTAACAGATCGTTAATAAAGATTACTGGAAATAAGTTTTAATTTAGTTAAAATAAAGGAGAAATATGCATGTTGAAGAAAGGAAGTGGAGTATGCTGTTAAAGGAACGAACGATGCCCATTGAATTAAGTGCACTACGCTCACTAGATGCGCGTATCGATTTATCCACCGAAGAAAAGGGCCGATTGATGAGATTAGAAAAAGGCTATCAAGGAGAAGTGATGTTTGACCTGTTAACAGAAAAGCTACAATCTGAAGTTTTTATCTTAAATGATTTATGTTTGGAGTTTAATCGCTCAGTTTTTCAAATTGACACGTTACTCATCTCGCAGGATACATATTACCTGATTGAGGTTAAAAATTTCGAAGGGGACGCGTATTATGCGAATGAAGGCTTCTTTTCAATCAATAAGACAGAATTGATGAATCCATTGGATCAACTCAAGCGCAGTAAATTATTGTTGAGTCATCTGCTACGAAGCCTAGGATATCATTCAAACATTGAAGGATACGTTATTTTTATCAACCCCGAGTTTACTTTATTCCAGGCCCCCATTCATGCACCAATTATTCTCCCCACCCAAATCAACCGCTTTATGAAAAAACTTCAGCAAAAATCAGCAAAAATAAATGTCCACTATAGGAAGCTCGCCGATCAATTAATTTCGCAGCATCAAATTTTACCTCCGAGATTACCGGACTATCAGTATAACCAGTTGAAAAAGGGCGTTGCATGTCCTAAGTGTCATTCTTTTATCACTTCTGAAGTCATCCGAAAAGCTAAATGTATGGTGTGCGGTTTCGAAGAGGGAATTGATACAGTTGTTTTGCGGTGTGTGGAGGAATTGCGTTTGCTTTTTCCGGATACGATGATTACGACGAATATTGTTTATGATTGGTGTGATGTAATTGTGTCAAAAAAGCAGATTGCTCGCATTCTTAAGGAGAATTATAACGTGATTGGTTATGGGAAGTGGACTTATTATGAATGATAGTTATTTAGTTGCGTTAAAGGCTGCCTTATGACTACAGGTCTAGACAATTGGCAGCTAAAATAGCCACGATTACTTTTTTTGGGTAGCCTATGCCATGCATAAGCTACCCTACTTGTTCTGATTCCCTTTTATCGGTCGCTTATCCCCTTTATACGCTACCCAATTGATTCTCGATTTCCTTATTCGGTCGCTTATCCCCTTTATACGCTACCCAATTGATCCTCGATTTCCTTTTTCGGTCGCTTATCCCCTTTATACGCTACCCAATTGATTCTCGATTTCCTTATTCGGTCGCTTATCCCCTTTATACGCTACCCAATTGATCCTCGATTTCCTTTTTCGGTCGCTTATCCCGTAAAATCTTTTATTTATTAACTAAAAAATATATAAAACAAAAAAACCCCCAAGCAATTGCTTGGGAGTCTGATACGCCAATGTAAAAATTAACGTTTTGAGAACTGAGGTGCACGACGAGCGCCTTTAAGACCGTATTTTTTACGTTCTTTCATACGTGGGTCACGAGTAAGTAATCCAGCGCGCTTTAGTGTTGAACGGAATTCTGGGTCAGCTTGTAGTAACGCACGAGCGATACCGTGACGGATTGCTCCAGCTTGACCAGTGTAACCTCCACCATTTACATTTACAAGAACATCATAGCTGCCAAGAGTTTCAGTAGCTACTAAAGGTTGGTTAACAACCTCACGTAATGCAGCGAATGGAATATACTCAACCATTTCACGACCATTGATGATTACTTTACCGTCGCCTGGAACTAAACGAACACGTGCAACGGAGCTTTTACGACGACCAGTACCGATATATTGAACCTGTGCCAAGATAATAACCTCCCTTATAAATTATCCACGAAGTTCGTAAACTTCAGGTTTTTGAGCTTGGTGCGGATGTTCGCTACCAGCGTATACGTGTAATTTGCTGAACATTTGACGACCAAGAGTATTCTTTGGAAGCATACCTTTGATTGCTAGTTCA of the Bacillus tuaregi genome contains:
- the cwlD gene encoding N-acetylmuramoyl-L-alanine amidase CwlD, whose protein sequence is MKKGWKISLFSLGLIVLFFILQYDFSEEESWNSWNLPLSGKVILIDPGHGGPDGGAGDKDALEKDIALDVSLKLRDYLQEQGALTVMTREVDKDLADKETRGYSRRKVEDLKKRLEMINKKDVDFYVSIHLNSIPSPRWSGAQTFYAPQFEENERAAKFIQDEFKINLGNTKREAKPINHVYILKHAKNPGVLVEVGFLSHPEERKRLKDDSYQDMLAASIYNGIIRYYTEESEIVIPE
- a CDS encoding YbaK family protein, which translates into the protein MNVITTFVEKRREKQIKYEKSVLREISVKALKEKVQQYFGSSRLTQSLIMNTGIEEACYDVAIEAYLLGANMGRFGYYGESAKEVKKRCQQEEKHLVDTLYNFLLYWGSGEEGAMSESLYYLCEQYVDSWWMEGFFKGERRIKLKLH
- a CDS encoding nuclease-related domain-containing protein, translated to MHVEERKWSMLLKERTMPIELSALRSLDARIDLSTEEKGRLMRLEKGYQGEVMFDLLTEKLQSEVFILNDLCLEFNRSVFQIDTLLISQDTYYLIEVKNFEGDAYYANEGFFSINKTELMNPLDQLKRSKLLLSHLLRSLGYHSNIEGYVIFINPEFTLFQAPIHAPIILPTQINRFMKKLQQKSAKINVHYRKLADQLISQHQILPPRLPDYQYNQLKKGVACPKCHSFITSEVIRKAKCMVCGFEEGIDTVVLRCVEELRLLFPDTMITTNIVYDWCDVIVSKKQIARILKENYNVIGYGKWTYYE
- the rpsI gene encoding 30S ribosomal protein S9, producing the protein MAQVQYIGTGRRKSSVARVRLVPGDGKVIINGREMVEYIPFAALREVVNQPLVATETLGSYDVLVNVNGGGYTGQAGAIRHGIARALLQADPEFRSTLKRAGLLTRDPRMKERKKYGLKGARRAPQFSKR